From Mercenaria mercenaria strain notata chromosome 17, MADL_Memer_1, whole genome shotgun sequence, the proteins below share one genomic window:
- the LOC123537312 gene encoding uncharacterized protein LOC123537312 produces MRIQNRTSFKVEEETDLSRRCEIGWKLKIFTMIRLKRPTIFDAAMLFSGLVAFVLHVLGTAFPYWWVVHEREDETITLTFYYGIWVIIDCRNDTCVTTSSRMNGDRAWLIGPAVLIILADLLLLVVVLFTCRYIVYEKHGLVFRKLCVLLSSGAGGVIILAVLIFYKKKAGLRPSQAPETSDGDPSWALLLSSMASIIAVLHGVVSGCYANKMWKKGEDKRPKTVFGIDAGELEVNVNALRRGELSCGKNINRLESVKEESDWKY; encoded by the exons ATGAGAATACAGAACCGAACATCTTTCAAAGTTGAAGAAGAAACTGATTTGTCTAGAAGATGTGAAATTGGTTGGAAgttgaaaatatttacaatgatACGGCTGAAAAGACCTACAATTTTTGACGCCGCGATGCTTTTCTCTGGATTAGTCGCATTTGTGTTGCACGTGCTTGGGACGGCATTTCCGTACTGGTGGGTCGTGCACGAGAGAGAAGACGAAACTATAACACTGACGTTCTATTATGGTATTTGGGTCATTATCGACTGTCGAAATGACACGTGCGTAACTACGTCATCACGGATGAATGGTGATAGAG CTTGGTTGATTGGTCCTGCGGTTCTGATTATTCTTGCTGACCTACTCCTTCTTGTTGTGGTCTTATTCACGTGCCGTTATATCGTGTACGAGAAACATGGACTGGTGTTCCGGAAACTGTGTGTACTGCTGAGCTCGGGCGCAG gcGGGGTAATTATTCTTGCTGTTCTGATATTCTACAAGAAAAAGGCAGGACTGAGACCTTCCCAGGCGCCCGAGACTAGCGACGGTGACCCGAGTTGGGCACTGTTGCTCTCCTCTATGGCTTCAATCATAGCGGTGTTGCATGGCGTTGTCAGTGGTTGTTATGCTAACAAAATGTGGAAGAAAGGCGAAGATAAAAGGCCGAAGACTGTGTTTGGTATAGACGCTGGGGAACTAGAAGTTAACGTCAATGCGTTACGTCGAGGTGAACTTTCGtgtggtaaaaatataaacagactTGAGTCCGTGAAAGAAGAGAGTGATTGGAAATATTAA